TCTGGTAGCCAAAAACGGTAAAACCATCGAAGTACGCAACACCGATGCTGAAGGTCGCCTCGTCCTCGCAGATGTTCTTGGCTACGCACAAGAGAACGTCAAAGCCGATTATATCTTCGACTACGCAACCCTCACAGGTGCGTGTATGGTCGCTCTAGGGCCTTATACGACAGGGATTATGGGACACAACGAAGCTCTCAAACAAGAGTGGCTCAACGCGGCAGAGCAAAGCGGTGAATACTGTGGAAACCTCCCGTTTAACCGCCACCTCAAAAAACTGATTAAAAGCGACCTCGCCGATGTATGCAACGTCTCTAGCAAACCCTACGGCGGAGCGATCACAGCCACCCTCTTCCTCGATAACTTCATCGATGAGGATATGAAACAAAAATGGGTACACTTCGACATCGCAGGTTCTGCCTATACCGAAAGCGCATGGGATGTTCACACCTACGGCGGAACGGGTGCGGGAGTGCGTATGAGTCTCAACTGGCTTATGGAACACTGCAAATAAATCTTCGTTCGTGGTGAGCTCAAGGAAACATCGCTTCGCGAGGGGTACCCTTGTTTTGTCGAACCATGAACTTTTTACCCTTCGAACGGATATAGAACACCTTAGCTCTCCCCTCAGTCACCACTCAACAACTCTGTATTATAATTGCGCCAATACTTTACGCATCGAAACACTATTAAGGATATATACAATGGGCTTATCAATCGGACTTGTCGGACTACCAAACGTCGGAAAATCAACTACTTTTAACGCACTCACTAAAGCACAAAACGCCGAAGCGGCAAACTACCCGTTCTGTACCATCGAACCGAACAAAGCTACCGTACCCGTACCGGACAAACGTCTCGATGCATTGGCTAAAATCGTTAATCCTGAACGTATTCAATACTCAACTCTCGATTTCGTCGATATCGCAGGTCTAGTAAAAGGTGCGAGTAAAGGGGAAGGATTGGGAAATAAGTTTCTCTCCAACATCCGTGAAACCGAAGTAATCCTCCAAATTGTCCGTTGTTTCGAAGATGATAATATCGTTCATACCGAAGGTCGTATCGATCCACTGCTCGATGTCGAAATCATCGAAAACGAGCTTATTTTTGCCGATATCGAAGTGCTGACTAACCGCATCGAACGTCTCAAAAAACAGGCAAAAAATGAGAAAGATGCCGTAGTGATGATGGCGTTCGCCGAAGAGTTGGCGGAGTTTTTAGCGGAAGGAAATCTTGCTCGTAACTTCCCAAAAGCCGATTCAGAAATGTATGAAAAGCTGATAAGTGAAACGCGACTTTTGAGTGCAAAAGAGATTATGTACGGTGCGAATGTTGATGAAGATGGTCTAACTGATGATAACGAATATGTTCAACGTCTCCGTGAACACGCCGCAAAACACGGATGTGAAGTAATCAAACTCTGTGCAAAAATCGAAGAAGAGCTTGTTGGTATGGAAGATGATGAGCGTGATGAATTTCTACGCGATATGGGTGTCGAAGAATCAGGATTAGAGCAAATCATCCGTAAAGGGTTTGATAAGCTCGGACTCATGAGCTACTTTACAGCAGGCGTTAAAGAGGTTCGCGCGTGGACAATCCGTAAAAACACTACCGCACCAAAAGCGGCTGCCGTCATCCATAATGATTTTGAAAAAGGGTTTATCCGTGCGGAAGTAATCGGGTATGATGATTACGTTACCTGCGGTGGTGAAAACAAATCTAAAGAAGCCGGAAAAATGAGATTAGAAGGAAAAGAGTATATTGTTGCTGATGGTGATATAATGCATTTTAGATTTAATGTTTAACCCTGTTTTAGGGTTTACATCTCAAATATCAATTCAATTTTAAAATACTCTTCATCTTGTGTGATAGTGTATGAAAACCCTATTTCATAGCTTAATCGTTTTAATATTTTTTCTCCTATTTTGGAGCTAAATAAGTATTTCTCATCTCCTATATGATTGCCTATCCAAATCTTTCTTTCTAATGAATTACACCCAATTTCAACTGTACTGTACTCTTTTGCATAAGTAATAGCATTCTCCAATAAAGCACTTAAAACTTTAGAGAGCAACTGTTCTGAAACAAAAAGTGTAAAAGTTTCAATAGGAAGTTTTAATAAAAGTCCTTTTCGTTGAATTAAAATTGCCATCTTATTTTGAAGTACATTAAGTATTTGGTTAATTCCAATATTCTTTTTTTCTTCAAAATCTGAACTTTCAAGAAAAAGAATATTTTTAAGCTCTTTAGTCAATCTTTCTATATCGTGACCTAAATCAGTAATAAATTTATGCTTCTCATAATGATCACTATTTTCATAGACATCTAATCTTGATCTCATAAGCGCCAAAGGTGTTTTAAGTTCATGAGCAGCTTCTTTAAATAATTCTGCTTCTTTTTGACGATATCCTTCTAATCGTCTTACCAATGCATCAAAAGCTGTTGAAACCTCTTTAATTTCAGAAGAAGCATCATTTAAAATCAAATCAAGTGGGCTTTCCCGTTTCCATTCTCGTGTTTTTATTGCTAATAATTCTAAGGGTTTCATATAAAAATCAAGTGTAAAAATAATAATAAATAAAATAATGAGTAATGAAACAATATAACGAATAAGTAATTTTTGGCTGTATTTAAAGGAGGCTTTATCAATTTTTTGATGATCGCTGATAGCATTAAGATAATAATTATTGGAAAGTTTTATAGATGAAGTAATTAGCTTATCATTAGTCCTATATGGATTGATGGAAATAACAAATCGCAGTGAATTCACTTCAGAATCACTTAAAATCATTAAGTTATGAGGAATCGTATAGAGGAAATTTACATTACTGGATGGTATTAAAGCAGTAGTTATGTATTCATCATTACTTTCAATAAGAAGGTGTGTCAGTACACGTTCTACCTCTTCTTCTTTTTGAGTGTAAATCGTTTTTACAGCAATCAAAAGGTTAATACTAAATGCTATTACGAGCCCTATGGAGAAAATTAGAGTAATTTTAAACTTCAACGATGTAGCCCATTTAAATCGCAATTAAATATCCTCGTGTTTTTATGGTTTTAATAATACCGTGATTGAGCTTACGACGTATGCGTCCGATCAGTTCATCAATCGCATTGGAGGTGATATTTTGAGGATTATCATATAGAGCATCTAAAATTTCTTCACGAGAAGCAATATTTCCCCGCTCCAAAAGATAAAAAAATAATTTTTGCTCATTACTGCTCAGGAGAATTTCATCCCCGGCTTTTTTGATTGTTTTGGAATGTGTATCAATTTCAATATCTTCAAAGTTTTTTACTTTTGGTACATAACGACGCGACAAGGCACTCAAACGGGCTCGCAATTCTTTAATATCGAACGGTTTTTCCAGATAGTCATCAGCCCCATATTCAAGCCCTTGAACTTTTTCATCGATAGTTCCTAATGCACTAAGGATTAATATACCCATTGAAGAGTTTTTATATCTAGCGTAAGTGATTAATTCTCTTACACGATCTTTTCCATGGAATGTACGGTCTACAAGAAAAATTTGATACGAGTATGCATCCAGATACGTTTTAGCATCGTTTACATCACTGACGGTATCAATAATCCACTCTTCATTTTGCAAAGAAAGTTTTAATAATTCAAGGAGCTCAGGCTCGTCATCAGCAATGAGTATGCGCATCTACAACTCTTTCACTCCCGTCATGAATATCTTAATGGTTTTATCTTTCAATTCCCTTTTAATAGCTGCTGACAAAACTATCGCCTCGGTTTCATGCAGAAAAAGACGAAACAGTCCAAAATCTCGTCTTGCACTGACTTGTTCTTCGGCGCTTATTAAAAAAGCTCCTGCGCTGTAGCGTTTGGAAGGGAAAAAGTAGAAATCATCATATCCTTCTTCCAATAATAAATCAACCAATATATCTTTATTGGCAACTTCAAAGTAAATATCCATACTTGTTATGCTCATCATTTACCCTTTTTGTAAATCATTTTAAACGCAGGCGGCAAAATGAGAAGCGTTAAGATTGTCGATGTCACTAATCCTCCCAATACAACTATCGCCAGCGGTTTTTGGATTTCACTCCCGACTCCTGAAGCAAATAGCAATGGTAAAAGACCCAAAGCGGCAATAAAGGCTGTCATAAGAACTGGTCTAAGCCTTCTACGTGCCCCTTCAGTAACCGCATCATCAATTGAATAGCCATTTCCTAAAAGGGTATTAAAATAGCTCACCATTACAACTCCGTTAAGTACCGCAATTCCAAATAGTGCGATAAATCCGACGGATGCCGGAACAGAAAGATATTCACCGCTAAAATACAGTGAAATAATACCACCGGTCACTGCAAACGGAATGTTGAGTAAAATAAGAGCAGTGGCGCTCACAGAACGGAACGTAAAGAAAAGAATCAGGAAAATGATTCCGATACTGATGGGGATAACCGTCATCAACTTAGCGGCAGCACGTTGCTGATTTTCAAATTGTCCGCCATACACGATGGTGTATCCTTTAGGAAGTTTGATATTAGCATCAATTTTTTGTTTGGCTTCCTCTACAAAGCCAACCAAATCCCGTCCCTCAACATTGGCACGAACCGTACTGTATCGTTTCCCGTTTTCACGATCGACTTTCAAAGCCCCTTCACTGGTTTCAATTTGAGCGACACTGGAAATAGGAACTGAAAACCCGTCACTTAACGGAAGCTCCAACGATTTGAAAAGTTCCATATCTTGAGAGACTTCACTGTCGAGCCGCATCAAGACGGGAATTCTTGCATTATCGACCGAAAGCTCATCAATCGTAACCCCTTCCAAGGCCGTTTTTAGAAAAAGTTCAAGTTCAGCCGTATCCACACCGGTCTTGGCCGATTCCGTTCGGTTAGGTTTTACACTAAGGTAATTCACCCCTTCGTTAAGCGTTGTAAACACTTCGGACGACCCTTTTATTTCGCCAAGCGTATCGGCAATAT
Above is a window of Sulfuricurvum sp. DNA encoding:
- the ychF gene encoding redox-regulated ATPase YchF, which codes for MGLSIGLVGLPNVGKSTTFNALTKAQNAEAANYPFCTIEPNKATVPVPDKRLDALAKIVNPERIQYSTLDFVDIAGLVKGASKGEGLGNKFLSNIRETEVILQIVRCFEDDNIVHTEGRIDPLLDVEIIENELIFADIEVLTNRIERLKKQAKNEKDAVVMMAFAEELAEFLAEGNLARNFPKADSEMYEKLISETRLLSAKEIMYGANVDEDGLTDDNEYVQRLREHAAKHGCEVIKLCAKIEEELVGMEDDERDEFLRDMGVEESGLEQIIRKGFDKLGLMSYFTAGVKEVRAWTIRKNTTAPKAAAVIHNDFEKGFIRAEVIGYDDYVTCGGENKSKEAGKMRLEGKEYIVADGDIMHFRFNV
- a CDS encoding HAMP domain-containing sensor histidine kinase, whose translation is MRFKWATSLKFKITLIFSIGLVIAFSINLLIAVKTIYTQKEEEVERVLTHLLIESNDEYITTALIPSSNVNFLYTIPHNLMILSDSEVNSLRFVISINPYRTNDKLITSSIKLSNNYYLNAISDHQKIDKASFKYSQKLLIRYIVSLLIILFIIIFTLDFYMKPLELLAIKTREWKRESPLDLILNDASSEIKEVSTAFDALVRRLEGYRQKEAELFKEAAHELKTPLALMRSRLDVYENSDHYEKHKFITDLGHDIERLTKELKNILFLESSDFEEKKNIGINQILNVLQNKMAILIQRKGLLLKLPIETFTLFVSEQLLSKVLSALLENAITYAKEYSTVEIGCNSLERKIWIGNHIGDEKYLFSSKIGEKILKRLSYEIGFSYTITQDEEYFKIELIFEM
- a CDS encoding response regulator transcription factor; this encodes MRILIADDEPELLELLKLSLQNEEWIIDTVSDVNDAKTYLDAYSYQIFLVDRTFHGKDRVRELITYARYKNSSMGILILSALGTIDEKVQGLEYGADDYLEKPFDIKELRARLSALSRRYVPKVKNFEDIEIDTHSKTIKKAGDEILLSSNEQKLFFYLLERGNIASREEILDALYDNPQNITSNAIDELIGRIRRKLNHGIIKTIKTRGYLIAI
- a CDS encoding DUF3240 family protein; translated protein: MSITSMDIYFEVANKDILVDLLLEEGYDDFYFFPSKRYSAGAFLISAEEQVSARRDFGLFRLFLHETEAIVLSAAIKRELKDKTIKIFMTGVKEL